Proteins from one Pyrobaculum neutrophilum V24Sta genomic window:
- a CDS encoding FAD-binding oxidoreductase has protein sequence MDLGWLRRRFGDRFVEDGAVAALYVRDASFMEFSRSAIGVVFPEEEEEVVELVRWAVENRTPLFPQGCATSLSGNAAATAPGLVVSFERMAKVEVDPVDGVAVVGPGVKLEELNLALARYGLFFPVDPGSVKSATVGGAIANGAGGMRGAKYGTMKDWVLGLRVVTGRGDVLRLGCRTYKCRNGYDLVRLFVGSEGTLGLITEATLKLAPVPESAAAVLAYYRDVETLVEDVVRVRASRVWPLFAEFLDAPTSALVGLEEKNALFIGVDVNAGAEEKVINKLRGLLRGEVALEAAGWEASMRLLEPRRRLFYGQIKAAGGGVLVIEDVAVPISKLPDAVRGLKAAAARHGVPLLLGGHVGDGNIHPATWYRREEGPARVENFIRDMAELVAKLGGTISAEHGIGVLKRELAKAELGEAALSYMRELKRLFDPYNVLNPGKVLPG, from the coding sequence ATGGATCTGGGCTGGCTTAGGAGGCGGTTCGGGGATAGGTTTGTGGAAGACGGAGCGGTGGCGGCTCTCTACGTCCGCGACGCGTCCTTCATGGAGTTCTCCCGCTCGGCCATAGGCGTCGTCTTCCCCGAGGAAGAGGAGGAGGTGGTGGAGCTCGTGCGGTGGGCTGTGGAGAACAGGACCCCCCTCTTCCCCCAGGGCTGCGCCACGAGCCTCTCGGGCAACGCAGCCGCCACCGCCCCCGGCTTGGTGGTGAGCTTCGAGCGGATGGCCAAGGTGGAGGTGGACCCGGTAGACGGGGTGGCGGTGGTGGGGCCCGGCGTTAAGCTGGAGGAGCTCAACCTGGCGCTGGCTAGATACGGCCTCTTCTTCCCTGTGGACCCCGGCTCGGTCAAAAGCGCGACGGTGGGGGGAGCTATAGCCAACGGGGCGGGGGGGATGAGGGGGGCGAAATACGGCACCATGAAGGACTGGGTCCTCGGCCTAAGGGTGGTCACGGGCCGCGGCGACGTCTTGAGGCTGGGGTGCCGCACATACAAGTGTAGAAACGGCTACGACCTGGTTAGACTGTTCGTCGGCAGCGAGGGGACCCTCGGGCTGATCACAGAGGCGACTCTGAAGCTGGCCCCCGTCCCCGAGTCTGCCGCCGCGGTGTTGGCCTACTACAGAGACGTGGAGACCCTCGTCGAAGACGTGGTGAGGGTAAGAGCAAGCAGGGTCTGGCCCCTCTTCGCCGAATTCCTCGACGCCCCCACCTCCGCCCTCGTGGGGCTGGAGGAGAAAAACGCCCTCTTCATAGGCGTAGACGTAAACGCCGGCGCCGAGGAAAAGGTCATCAACAAGCTGAGGGGCCTCCTCAGAGGCGAGGTGGCCCTCGAGGCGGCGGGGTGGGAGGCCTCCATGAGGTTGCTGGAGCCGAGACGCCGCCTCTTCTACGGCCAGATCAAGGCCGCCGGCGGCGGGGTGTTGGTGATAGAAGACGTGGCGGTCCCCATATCGAAGCTGCCAGACGCCGTAAGAGGCCTCAAGGCCGCGGCCGCCAGACACGGGGTCCCGCTCCTCCTCGGAGGCCACGTGGGAGACGGCAACATACACCCCGCGACTTGGTACCGGCGTGAGGAGGGGCCCGCCAGGGTTGAGAACTTCATCAGAGACATGGCCGAGCTGGTGGCAAAACTCGGCGGCACAATCTCGGCGGAGCACGGCATCGGCGTTTTGAAGAGGGAGCTGGCCAAGGCGGAGCTGGGCGAGGCGGCGCTGAGCTACATGAGGGAGCTCAAGAGGCTCTTCGACCCCTACAACGTACTAAACCCGGGGAAGGTGCTGCCGGGCTAG
- a CDS encoding TatD family hydrolase, whose translation MAVGVFDNHAHANEYTGFGAGEVARRFRAAGGVGLVFVSLLSWSIGGVPGDRGWVVRLYDHTVRNAEVARGVGLVSGAVVGVHPAECVRLLEAGWGAGEVEEFMRWAVDLAARYVEEGRAVGMGEFGRPHWPVGEGVVDLCNRVLLYVFERARDVGAVVHLHLERRGRETVDSIAALVARAGVDPARVVMHHVEGALAGYAYARGLSPSVPLGRRGEFEDALKSGPVFVVESDYIDDKSRPGAVIPPWTLASKLKQYVARGVLTEEDMYKICVENVRRIYGDRLNI comes from the coding sequence ATGGCTGTGGGGGTTTTTGACAATCATGCCCATGCTAATGAGTATACTGGGTTTGGGGCTGGGGAGGTGGCGAGGAGGTTTAGGGCGGCTGGCGGGGTGGGGCTTGTGTTTGTGTCTCTGCTTTCTTGGTCTATTGGTGGCGTGCCGGGGGATAGGGGGTGGGTTGTGAGGCTTTACGACCACACGGTTAGGAATGCGGAGGTGGCGAGGGGGGTTGGGCTTGTTTCTGGGGCTGTGGTGGGGGTTCACCCGGCGGAGTGTGTTAGGCTTCTGGAGGCCGGCTGGGGGGCTGGGGAGGTGGAGGAGTTTATGCGTTGGGCTGTGGATCTGGCGGCGAGGTATGTGGAGGAGGGGCGGGCGGTGGGCATGGGGGAGTTTGGGAGGCCTCACTGGCCCGTGGGGGAGGGTGTCGTGGATCTCTGCAACAGGGTGCTTCTCTACGTGTTTGAGCGGGCGAGGGACGTGGGGGCTGTTGTGCACCTCCACCTGGAGCGGCGTGGCCGGGAGACGGTGGACTCCATCGCCGCTCTGGTGGCTAGGGCGGGCGTCGACCCGGCGAGGGTTGTGATGCACCACGTGGAGGGGGCGCTGGCGGGGTACGCCTACGCCAGGGGGCTCTCTCCCTCCGTCCCCCTGGGCCGGAGGGGGGAGTTCGAGGACGCCCTCAAGTCGGGCCCCGTGTTTGTGGTGGAGAGCGACTACATAGACGACAAGTCGCGGCCGGGGGCCGTCATCCCGCCGTGGACTCTAGCCTCTAAGCTTAAGCAGTATGTAGCGAGGGGGGTCCTCACCGAGGAAGATATGTACAAGATATGTGTTGAAAACGTGAGGCGTATATATGGAGACAGGCTGAATATATAG
- a CDS encoding M67 family metallopeptidase, which produces MKIPPLFFKEAAERCRPEAECAALLFGEGETVKTWRWVRNVLESPTAFRIDPEELYRAVTEAEEAGLALVAIFHTHPGPPVPSPLDIRHMRLWPVVWVISDVYTWETAGWRLSEEGLVKVL; this is translated from the coding sequence GTGAAGATACCGCCCCTCTTCTTCAAAGAGGCGGCGGAGCGTTGCAGGCCCGAGGCGGAGTGCGCCGCGTTGCTCTTCGGCGAGGGGGAAACGGTTAAAACATGGCGCTGGGTGAGAAACGTGCTCGAGAGCCCCACCGCCTTCAGGATAGACCCAGAGGAGCTCTACAGAGCCGTCACAGAGGCCGAGGAGGCCGGCCTAGCCCTCGTGGCGATATTCCACACCCACCCCGGGCCCCCCGTGCCGAGTCCGCTGGACATACGCCACATGAGGCTCTGGCCCGTGGTCTGGGTTATTTCAGACGTCTACACCTGGGAAACCGCCGGCTGGAGGCTGTCGGAGGAGGGGCTCGTCAAGGTCCTATGA
- a CDS encoding phosphate signaling complex PhoU family protein, whose amino-acid sequence MELRRIIRVGERSFGVTLPKEWVESHGLTVGSPVKLLVDRDKITIFPSSEATAARRVRVGGEDVEKLTRDVIAYYIEGVDEIEVETGDISALVTKIEGKLPGVVLMEVGGLLRLKIVTREDVDIDEAVRSMYTTVDAMFALFLQMLSGGALKYAEEILRLDDQLDKLYFFSLRTVKRNIAQRPEHYVDYVITIKNLEHVGDAIDRATNYYLQNEMLCTAGVKTIFEKVYRYLQDSFNAFYNNDAGKALEVLLRRADLARETLQPPCPQATAVMHEAASIVGFAADIAEAAYSKASRR is encoded by the coding sequence GTGGAGCTACGTAGAATAATCAGAGTAGGCGAGAGGTCCTTTGGGGTAACTCTACCCAAGGAGTGGGTCGAGTCGCATGGGCTCACGGTGGGCTCCCCAGTCAAGCTTTTGGTAGACAGAGACAAGATAACGATATTCCCCAGCTCCGAGGCCACGGCCGCCAGGAGGGTTAGGGTGGGGGGAGAGGACGTGGAGAAGCTGACGCGGGACGTAATCGCCTACTACATAGAGGGGGTGGACGAGATCGAGGTGGAGACCGGCGACATCTCGGCGCTGGTGACCAAGATAGAGGGCAAGTTGCCGGGGGTGGTGCTCATGGAGGTGGGCGGGTTGCTCAGGCTGAAGATAGTCACTAGGGAGGACGTCGACATCGACGAGGCGGTCAGAAGCATGTACACCACGGTAGACGCCATGTTCGCCCTCTTCCTCCAAATGCTGTCCGGCGGCGCGTTGAAATACGCCGAGGAGATCCTGCGCCTCGACGACCAGCTGGACAAGCTCTACTTCTTCTCCCTAAGGACGGTGAAGAGGAACATAGCCCAGAGGCCGGAGCACTACGTGGACTACGTCATAACCATAAAAAACCTAGAACACGTAGGCGACGCCATAGACCGCGCCACCAACTACTACCTCCAAAACGAGATGTTGTGCACAGCCGGCGTCAAAACCATCTTCGAGAAGGTATACCGCTACCTCCAAGACTCCTTCAACGCCTTCTACAACAACGACGCGGGTAAAGCCCTAGAGGTGTTGCTCCGTCGGGCTGACCTAGCCAGAGAGACCCTACAGCCCCCCTGTCCACAGGCCACCGCCGTAATGCACGAGGCCGCCTCGATAGTTGGCTTCGCCGCAGACATAGCAGAGGCGGCCTACTCAAAGGCAAGCCGGAGATGA
- a CDS encoding DUF1614 domain-containing protein has protein sequence MRVVVALPFHGVFGVIYAALAAALAPLSAAAMVDVLKATGIHPAAALLIAMSMTFFSLAASPINVVVYTVSRRHYIPVVDYVVVLGIPIPVPRVALHEEKSYIAVNVGGAVVPLAVATYLLAKIYSPHLVAAIAAASLLTYSVSRVIPSVGVVTPAFAPPIIAALSALIAGGGPAATYVTAVYGTIIGADLMNMRKILSHRPPLVSIGGAGVFDGIYLSGLLATLLSKLL, from the coding sequence ATGAGGGTCGTCGTCGCGCTCCCCTTCCACGGCGTATTCGGCGTAATATACGCGGCGCTCGCCGCAGCTCTAGCCCCCCTCTCCGCCGCCGCTATGGTGGATGTGCTGAAGGCGACCGGGATCCACCCCGCGGCCGCCCTCCTCATCGCGATGTCTATGACCTTCTTCAGCCTCGCGGCGAGCCCCATCAACGTCGTGGTGTATACCGTCTCCAGGAGGCACTACATACCGGTGGTCGACTACGTAGTTGTGCTGGGCATCCCCATCCCAGTGCCCCGCGTCGCGCTACACGAGGAGAAGTCCTACATCGCGGTCAACGTGGGCGGAGCCGTCGTGCCCCTCGCCGTAGCTACGTACCTCCTAGCCAAGATATACAGCCCACACCTCGTCGCCGCGATAGCCGCGGCGTCGCTCCTCACATACTCGGTGAGCAGGGTTATCCCAAGCGTAGGCGTCGTCACCCCCGCCTTCGCCCCGCCCATAATCGCCGCCCTCTCGGCGCTTATCGCAGGAGGCGGCCCCGCCGCCACCTACGTCACAGCCGTATACGGCACGATTATAGGGGCGGACCTCATGAACATGAGGAAGATCCTAAGCCACAGGCCCCCCCTGGTCTCCATAGGGGGAGCCGGGGTCTTCGACGGGATCTACCTAAGCGGGTTGCTGGCCACCCTCCTGTCAAAACTACTGTAG
- a CDS encoding helix-turn-helix domain-containing protein: MGAKDPKAAIVEILKREGPVPVYRLAKALGMSYGAIQWYIYTLEREGVVETVKIGKRRYVVLKASDWMGNVKVGDVLEEFLLTLAALGVRQDMTLREALETLEKKAPHIAELLRRLVEKA; this comes from the coding sequence GTGGGCGCCAAGGACCCCAAGGCGGCTATTGTGGAGATCTTGAAGAGGGAGGGGCCGGTGCCCGTCTACAGGCTGGCCAAGGCCTTGGGGATGTCCTACGGGGCTATCCAGTGGTACATATACACCCTGGAGAGGGAGGGGGTGGTGGAGACTGTGAAGATTGGGAAGAGGCGGTACGTGGTTCTCAAGGCCTCCGACTGGATGGGGAACGTCAAGGTGGGGGATGTCCTCGAGGAGTTCCTCCTCACGCTCGCCGCCCTGGGGGTGAGGCAAGACATGACCCTGAGGGAGGCTCTGGAGACTCTGGAGAAGAAGGCGCCTCACATAGCCGAGCTCCTCCGTAGGCTTGTGGAGAAGGCCTAG
- a CDS encoding M24 family metallopeptidase, protein MTAPPAGRPPEEAALIATTTVNFAYFTGVWLETYERFKAVVICGGRKAAVVPALDAGRIAGEVYAYKDGEDPAQALRQAAAGCRTDVVYIDGGTTLRHLDIVKRALPHARLATADAVIRELRAVKRRDEVERIKTAALKIRAVLESLELTPGISERQLAARIYTSLYEEGLDPGPILVQFGPNTALPHQEPTEKKLRQGEAAVLDVSASYRGYYADLTKSLYYGNPPEEYRRIYAAVEEAQRAALSAARPGAGASEVDKAARGTIERWGYGPYFIHRTGHGLGLEIHEAPDVSPASPDVLKPGMVFTIEPGVYIPGKYGVRLEIDVHLGEGGPEVL, encoded by the coding sequence ATGACCGCGCCCCCCGCAGGCCGACCGCCGGAGGAGGCGGCTCTGATAGCCACCACCACGGTCAACTTCGCCTACTTCACTGGGGTTTGGCTCGAGACCTACGAGCGGTTCAAGGCCGTGGTCATATGCGGCGGTCGGAAAGCCGCCGTCGTCCCAGCGCTAGACGCGGGGAGGATCGCCGGGGAGGTCTACGCCTATAAAGACGGCGAGGACCCAGCCCAAGCGCTCCGCCAAGCCGCCGCGGGGTGCAGAACCGACGTTGTCTACATAGACGGGGGGACCACCCTGCGCCACCTCGACATCGTCAAGAGGGCCCTCCCCCACGCCCGCCTCGCGACGGCCGACGCAGTAATTAGAGAGCTCCGCGCGGTCAAGCGGAGGGACGAGGTGGAGAGGATAAAGACCGCGGCCTTGAAGATAAGGGCCGTCCTGGAGAGCCTGGAGCTGACCCCCGGCATCTCCGAGCGCCAGCTCGCCGCCAGGATATACACGTCTCTGTACGAGGAGGGGCTGGACCCCGGCCCCATCCTCGTACAGTTCGGCCCCAACACCGCCCTGCCCCATCAAGAGCCCACAGAAAAGAAGCTGAGACAGGGGGAGGCCGCAGTCTTGGACGTGTCGGCCTCTTACAGAGGCTACTACGCCGACTTGACCAAGTCGCTGTACTACGGAAACCCCCCGGAGGAGTACCGGCGTATATACGCAGCCGTCGAGGAGGCCCAGCGCGCCGCCCTCTCCGCCGCTAGGCCGGGGGCGGGGGCCTCCGAGGTGGACAAGGCGGCCCGCGGGACAATAGAGAGGTGGGGGTACGGGCCCTACTTCATACACCGGACGGGCCACGGCCTCGGCCTGGAGATACACGAGGCGCCCGACGTCTCCCCCGCCTCCCCCGACGTGTTGAAGCCGGGCATGGTCTTCACCATAGAGCCCGGCGTCTACATCCCCGGGAAATACGGCGTTAGGCTGGAGATCGACGTACACCTTGGAGAAGGAGGCCCCGAGGTCCTCTAG
- a CDS encoding RAD55 family ATPase, protein MSEFVEVVRRGMTLIYGPPGSGKTSLAIRLASRVADKVLWISTTEGPDLLKEAARRVGVDPSTFDFYDFPRAFRQDIARYILDHIASYGAAVVDSVTGMATRQNIDVVTHSILYQITKEKPIIVIADEDTPHVSYIADHVIHVWYRKNSIGHYIRYVQLEKSRTRPPGPRYIFDIVEGKGIMYVHPLHTRGHTELVEEEKLGITAPLKSVVCIHGERVRKVNALLEKIKDSAIFLKIGFWTSFHGIELRDDQIYVVRTFHDLFTLYDSFASGKIKAEFVVVGGLLNMPEEDRPEYVYTLSSLLGFVRFLVFADVGPRDETVRLEKYCEEVVQA, encoded by the coding sequence GTGTCGGAGTTCGTAGAAGTCGTGCGGCGCGGGATGACCCTCATATACGGCCCCCCAGGTTCGGGCAAAACCTCCCTAGCCATAAGACTAGCCAGCCGCGTAGCCGACAAGGTGCTGTGGATCTCCACCACAGAAGGGCCCGACCTCCTAAAGGAAGCCGCCAGGAGAGTAGGGGTAGACCCCTCCACCTTCGACTTCTACGACTTCCCACGCGCCTTCAGACAAGACATAGCCCGGTACATACTCGACCACATAGCCAGCTACGGCGCCGCCGTGGTAGACTCAGTCACAGGAATGGCCACGCGGCAGAACATAGACGTGGTGACGCACTCCATCCTCTACCAGATAACCAAGGAGAAGCCCATAATCGTCATAGCAGACGAAGACACCCCCCACGTCAGCTACATAGCAGACCACGTAATACACGTCTGGTACCGAAAAAACAGCATAGGCCACTATATACGGTACGTACAACTCGAGAAATCAAGGACACGCCCCCCAGGGCCGAGATACATCTTCGACATCGTAGAGGGGAAGGGGATTATGTACGTACACCCACTACACACAAGAGGCCACACGGAGCTCGTAGAAGAGGAAAAACTCGGCATAACGGCCCCCCTAAAAAGCGTAGTGTGTATACACGGAGAAAGAGTTAGAAAAGTAAACGCACTACTAGAAAAGATAAAGGACAGCGCAATCTTCCTGAAAATCGGCTTTTGGACCTCCTTCCACGGCATAGAGCTGAGAGATGACCAGATATATGTGGTGAGGACATTCCACGACCTCTTCACGCTGTATGACAGCTTCGCGTCCGGCAAGATAAAGGCTGAGTTCGTGGTAGTCGGCGGGCTTCTGAACATGCCGGAGGAAGACAGGCCAGAGTACGTCTACACCCTTAGCTCATTGTTGGGCTTTGTGAGGTTTTTAGTTTTTGCAGATGTGGGTCCAAGGGATGAAACTGTTAGACTTGAAAAATACTGCGAGGAGGTTGTCCAGGCCTAG
- a CDS encoding RAD55 family ATPase, which yields MREFFQGFTLVYGPPGSGKTSLALYGAAQMGERVLYVGFYETADKVRAKAEGLGLDFSKFVVLDFLAVSDVDVLLSSVVEQYLKYSPDVVVLDGINALPQTREAASSIYRIFGVPTIAVGEEQIGGSHFAYVADTLLEVSQVFHRGARYRKIRVVKTRLGPGPGVEFYFTISRRGVRIVRRWSQSFMRPEPAASPSGRRVAFSEEVVSALARAMPGRRRPGLLAGSRVGAFLCEDPVCLKIAAGYLCDYLDGARVGVVSTYGHMAALAEQMGCSVEEVVVPTSELGDDQALWSAVERLGDVQVVSLYGLEEVLHVYGAERVGYVLDFVHSAFPEAALLATFRGVEPTPDLLTMFNTVWRYFPDRAVVVRSALGWPVQVLRVREEGGRFILSA from the coding sequence ATGAGGGAGTTCTTCCAGGGTTTTACGCTTGTCTACGGCCCTCCTGGGTCTGGTAAGACGTCTCTCGCCTTGTATGGGGCTGCGCAGATGGGGGAGAGGGTGCTCTACGTGGGGTTCTACGAGACGGCGGATAAGGTGAGGGCTAAGGCGGAGGGGCTTGGGCTGGACTTCTCCAAGTTTGTCGTGCTTGACTTCCTCGCCGTGTCGGACGTAGATGTCTTGTTGTCTAGCGTGGTGGAGCAGTACCTCAAGTATTCGCCTGACGTGGTGGTTCTGGACGGGATAAACGCCCTTCCTCAGACCAGGGAGGCGGCCTCCTCGATCTATAGGATCTTCGGCGTCCCCACCATCGCCGTTGGGGAGGAGCAGATCGGGGGGTCCCACTTCGCCTATGTGGCGGATACCCTTCTCGAGGTTAGCCAGGTCTTCCACAGGGGGGCCCGCTACAGGAAGATCAGGGTTGTTAAGACGCGGCTGGGGCCTGGGCCGGGGGTGGAGTTCTACTTCACCATCTCTAGACGCGGCGTCCGCATCGTGAGGAGGTGGTCGCAGAGCTTTATGAGGCCGGAGCCGGCGGCCTCCCCCTCTGGGAGGAGGGTGGCCTTCTCGGAGGAGGTGGTCTCGGCCCTCGCCAGGGCTATGCCTGGGCGTAGGAGGCCCGGCCTTCTGGCGGGTAGCAGAGTTGGGGCTTTCCTGTGTGAGGACCCCGTCTGTCTCAAGATCGCCGCGGGCTACCTCTGCGACTACCTCGACGGCGCGAGGGTGGGGGTCGTCTCCACCTACGGCCACATGGCGGCTTTGGCGGAGCAGATGGGCTGCTCGGTGGAGGAGGTGGTGGTGCCTACGTCTGAACTCGGCGATGATCAAGCGCTGTGGAGCGCCGTGGAGAGGCTGGGGGATGTGCAGGTTGTTTCGCTCTACGGGCTTGAGGAGGTTCTCCACGTATATGGGGCCGAGAGGGTGGGGTACGTCCTCGACTTCGTCCACAGCGCCTTCCCGGAGGCGGCTCTGCTCGCGACGTTTAGGGGGGTCGAGCCCACGCCCGACCTCTTGACCATGTTCAACACCGTCTGGCGGTACTTTCCAGACAGGGCGGTGGTGGTGAGGTCGGCACTGGGGTGGCCCGTCCAGGTGTTGAGGGTGAGGGAGGAGGGGGGCCGCTTTATTCTGTCTGCATAG
- a CDS encoding HAD family hydrolase, giving the protein MSYRVVILDVDGVITPFLSAWQRLHAVLGTEAGLNRALYRLGAIDYYEWALYDVLLWQGATRRFVEARFQTRRGLEALCGVLKEAGVYSIALSAGVGYTRRLSHCFDFYIVNDLVYNAGGVATVAVSVSDRNKDEIAERILGILGADWREVVAVGDGEADLHMLRKAGYSIAFNPTSEEVARAAKAVIRADTLYPLAKYLKAVLRRQT; this is encoded by the coding sequence ATGAGCTACCGCGTAGTTATCCTCGACGTAGACGGCGTAATTACGCCGTTTCTCTCCGCGTGGCAGAGGCTCCACGCGGTTTTGGGGACAGAGGCTGGTTTAAACAGGGCTCTGTATAGGCTGGGGGCCATCGACTACTACGAGTGGGCCCTCTACGACGTCCTCCTGTGGCAGGGCGCCACGAGACGCTTCGTAGAGGCGAGGTTTCAGACGAGGCGTGGGCTGGAGGCCCTCTGCGGGGTGCTGAAGGAAGCTGGGGTATACTCCATAGCGCTCTCGGCGGGGGTGGGCTACACGAGGCGCCTCTCCCACTGCTTCGACTTCTACATAGTCAACGACCTTGTGTACAACGCCGGGGGGGTGGCCACCGTCGCAGTCTCCGTAAGCGATAGGAACAAGGACGAGATTGCGGAGAGGATCCTCGGCATACTGGGCGCCGACTGGCGGGAGGTGGTGGCCGTGGGAGACGGCGAAGCCGATTTACACATGTTGAGGAAGGCCGGCTACTCCATAGCCTTCAACCCAACCAGCGAGGAGGTGGCTAGAGCGGCGAAGGCGGTCATAAGGGCGGACACCCTCTACCCCCTCGCCAAGTATTTAAAGGCCGTGCTCCGTCGACAGACGTGA
- a CDS encoding CopG family ribbon-helix-helix protein, whose protein sequence is MKRFGVSLPRDVADKVDRISQEMGVTRSEVVATALQEYLEARRSHAEPGHQCLGVVMALTDAFSEIGDVIEENKAHIVAYTHLHVEGRCLTIAVVKGAADQIEKLTLEVAKRSKISRYVPLL, encoded by the coding sequence GTGAAGCGGTTCGGCGTATCGCTCCCCAGAGACGTTGCCGATAAGGTGGACAGGATCTCGCAGGAGATGGGCGTAACCAGAAGCGAGGTGGTGGCCACGGCCCTACAGGAGTACCTAGAGGCCAGGAGGAGCCACGCCGAGCCGGGCCATCAGTGCCTAGGCGTAGTGATGGCTCTGACAGACGCCTTCTCAGAGATAGGGGATGTGATAGAGGAGAACAAGGCCCACATAGTGGCCTACACCCACCTCCACGTGGAGGGGAGGTGCCTCACCATAGCCGTGGTGAAGGGCGCCGCCGACCAGATAGAGAAGCTCACCCTAGAGGTGGCGAAGAGGTCTAAGATATCCCGTTACGTCCCCCTGCTGTGA
- a CDS encoding MGMT family protein has product MICARYGPAAVGWDGVRTYVNPPRCSRWVELRDIVEELPLDRIDRRLLYLLGIPRGYVTTYKLYAEALGTSPRHVGWLMAENPLPVLLPCHRVVKSDMTLGGYAGGVELKRRLLEYEGALCGGKPCRIAKPRPVADIKNAILQSLGVEPT; this is encoded by the coding sequence GTGATCTGTGCACGTTACGGCCCAGCCGCCGTTGGGTGGGACGGCGTAAGGACATACGTCAACCCGCCCCGCTGTAGCAGATGGGTGGAGCTGAGAGATATCGTGGAGGAGCTCCCCCTCGACAGGATAGACAGGAGGTTGCTGTATCTCCTCGGCATACCCAGGGGCTACGTCACCACCTACAAGCTATACGCCGAGGCGCTCGGCACGAGCCCGAGACACGTCGGCTGGCTGATGGCCGAGAACCCCCTCCCCGTCCTCCTCCCCTGCCACAGGGTGGTCAAGAGCGATATGACCCTCGGCGGCTACGCCGGCGGCGTGGAGCTGAAGCGCAGGCTTCTGGAGTACGAAGGAGCGCTGTGTGGAGGAAAGCCGTGCAGAATCGCCAAGCCTCGGCCCGTCGCGGACATAAAAAACGCGATTTTACAAAGCCTCGGCGTAGAGCCGACCTGA
- a CDS encoding MoaD/ThiS family protein translates to MARVKLAGVLVALAGGRAELELEGSTVREILGGLASVSQKLYERVVGPDGRPRADIYIAVNDVDIRLLSGLSTAVKKDDVVLILAYIHPG, encoded by the coding sequence GTGGCTAGGGTAAAGCTCGCTGGGGTGCTCGTGGCTTTGGCAGGCGGGAGGGCTGAGCTGGAGCTGGAGGGCTCCACCGTTAGGGAGATCCTAGGGGGGCTGGCCTCCGTCTCGCAGAAGCTCTACGAGCGGGTGGTGGGGCCCGACGGGAGGCCTAGAGCCGATATCTACATCGCCGTGAACGACGTGGACATCAGGTTGCTCTCGGGCCTCTCCACGGCGGTGAAAAAGGACGACGTTGTCCTTATCCTGGCCTATATACACCCCGGCTAG
- a CDS encoding ferredoxin produces the protein MPVRVKIDRSKCVVAHFCFFYASTVFIPGEGGKPVVAPEYAVNGVEEGVVPDELYEQVKEAERHCPSRAIRVYRE, from the coding sequence ATGCCCGTGAGGGTGAAGATAGACAGGTCGAAGTGCGTAGTGGCGCACTTCTGCTTCTTCTACGCCTCTACCGTCTTTATACCGGGCGAAGGCGGGAAGCCGGTGGTGGCGCCTGAATACGCCGTAAACGGCGTAGAGGAGGGGGTTGTGCCAGACGAGCTCTATGAGCAGGTGAAAGAGGCGGAGCGGCACTGCCCGTCGAGGGCCATACGGGTGTATAGGGAATGA
- the ribC gene encoding riboflavin synthase gives MVCIGVVDTTFARVDMGAAAVDELRSLMPHALVKRLTVPGIKNTVWGALRLIREGCDAVMVLGWVGPTQVDKYSYLATSIGLMQLQISTGVLVIDVTVHEEEGGGDERRLKEIALDRTRKHAWNLVQLLTEGLERYAGKGLRQGYPHAGEIL, from the coding sequence ATGGTCTGCATCGGCGTGGTGGACACCACCTTCGCGAGGGTAGACATGGGCGCCGCCGCCGTAGATGAGCTGAGGAGCCTCATGCCGCACGCCCTGGTGAAGAGGCTTACCGTGCCCGGCATAAAAAACACCGTCTGGGGCGCCCTCCGCCTGATAAGGGAGGGGTGCGACGCGGTTATGGTGCTGGGCTGGGTGGGGCCTACCCAGGTGGATAAGTACAGCTATCTAGCCACCTCCATCGGCCTTATGCAGCTTCAGATCTCCACGGGTGTCCTGGTCATCGACGTGACTGTGCACGAGGAGGAGGGAGGCGGCGACGAGAGAAGGCTGAAGGAGATCGCGCTTGATAGAACGCGGAAGCACGCCTGGAACCTAGTACAACTCCTGACTGAGGGGCTGGAGCGGTACGCCGGGAAAGGCCTAAGACAGGGCTATCCACACGCCGGGGAAATTTTATAA